The following coding sequences are from one Phycisphaeraceae bacterium window:
- a CDS encoding signal recognition particle protein Srp54 yields MFERLSDGFSSVLRKLSGKGSISESNVSEAMEDVRRALLEADVNVDVVDTFCERVMSDAVGREVTKSLKPGQEMIGIVHERLVELLGGNPGAAAAELAAMTGAAGPGSAAGQAGMGAPEPGIMRVSPGPTIVMMCGLQGSGKTTTCGKLAAYLKKRGRSVMVAAADLQRPAAVEQLQTVTEQVRSEAPGSAAVEFYGEPDKCAEYGKAVGVAVGVCQRALAEARKKNIDTLILDTAGRLHVNDALMEELNQVNRTLRPHQILLVVDAMTGQDAVNSAKAFHERLEVDGVVLTKFDSDTRGGAAISVKHITGAPIKFIGVGEKLDALEEFHAERIAGRILGMGDVVSLVEKARQEVSDEEAEKLTEKMAKGEMTMDDFLGQLRTLRRMGPLKHLLGLLPGVGGALKDVHIDDKQLDRVEAIVHSMNKQERKTPSVLNNSRRRRIAAGSGASQDEVGQLAKQFDTINTLARQMGSLNTAARVKAVKEMGKTGMAGMMPGVAGLPGFRTKGSTAMPSVKSRFKKRR; encoded by the coding sequence ATGTTCGAACGACTCTCCGACGGGTTCTCGTCCGTTCTCCGCAAACTCTCGGGCAAGGGCTCGATCTCGGAATCCAACGTCAGCGAGGCGATGGAGGATGTGCGGCGGGCGCTGCTGGAGGCGGACGTCAATGTCGACGTCGTCGACACGTTCTGCGAGCGGGTGATGTCCGATGCCGTCGGGCGGGAGGTGACCAAGAGCCTCAAGCCGGGCCAGGAGATGATCGGCATCGTCCACGAGCGGCTGGTGGAACTGCTGGGCGGGAATCCCGGCGCGGCGGCCGCGGAACTCGCGGCGATGACGGGGGCGGCAGGGCCGGGGAGCGCGGCGGGGCAGGCGGGAATGGGGGCGCCCGAGCCGGGGATCATGCGGGTCTCGCCGGGGCCGACGATCGTGATGATGTGCGGCCTGCAGGGCTCGGGGAAGACGACCACGTGCGGGAAGCTTGCCGCGTACCTCAAGAAGCGGGGGCGGTCGGTGATGGTCGCGGCGGCGGACCTGCAGCGGCCGGCGGCGGTGGAGCAGCTGCAGACCGTGACGGAGCAGGTGCGGAGCGAGGCGCCGGGCTCGGCGGCGGTGGAGTTCTACGGCGAGCCGGACAAGTGCGCGGAGTACGGCAAGGCGGTCGGCGTGGCCGTGGGCGTGTGCCAGCGGGCGCTGGCGGAGGCCCGCAAGAAGAACATCGACACGCTGATCCTGGACACGGCGGGGCGGTTGCACGTCAACGACGCGCTGATGGAGGAACTGAACCAGGTCAACCGCACACTGCGGCCGCACCAGATCCTGCTCGTCGTGGACGCGATGACGGGGCAGGACGCCGTGAACTCGGCCAAGGCGTTCCACGAGCGGCTGGAGGTAGACGGGGTCGTCCTGACCAAGTTCGACTCGGACACCCGTGGCGGGGCTGCGATCTCGGTGAAGCACATCACGGGGGCGCCGATCAAGTTCATCGGCGTCGGCGAGAAGCTCGATGCGCTCGAGGAGTTCCACGCGGAGCGCATCGCGGGGCGCATCCTGGGGATGGGGGACGTGGTGTCGCTGGTCGAGAAGGCGAGGCAGGAGGTCTCCGACGAGGAAGCGGAGAAGCTCACCGAGAAGATGGCGAAGGGCGAGATGACAATGGACGACTTCCTCGGCCAGTTGCGGACGCTCCGGCGGATGGGCCCGCTGAAGCACCTGCTGGGGCTGCTGCCGGGGGTAGGCGGAGCGCTGAAGGACGTGCACATCGACGACAAGCAGCTGGACCGGGTGGAAGCGATCGTGCACTCGATGAACAAGCAGGAACGGAAGACGCCGTCGGTGCTGAACAACTCGAGGCGCCGGCGGATCGCCGCGGGCTCCGGGGCGTCGCAGGACGAGGTCGGTCAACTGGCAAAGCAGTTCGACACGATCAACACGCTGGCGCGGCAGATGGGCTCGCTGAACACGGCGGCGCGGGTGAAGGCGGTGAAGGAGATGGGCAAGACGGGGATGGCGGGGATGATGCCCGGCGTGGCGGGGCTGCCGGGGTTCAGAACAAAGGGCTCGACGGCGATGCCGAGCGTGAAGAGCCGGTTCAAGAAGAGGCGGTAG
- a CDS encoding AI-2E family transporter — translation MTSRPTPPSGDPTTPVTPPPVRGDWRSMHLWQFQPVRDVLLIAGVLWLVHLGYLLSIVTVPMLLAIALAYLFEPVVRRAIRSRHISRPGVALGIIAFAAVIVVVPLTLGITFAAAQSFKLVQSLDRNVGLLRKAIEPGADDVAMTALPQGWQAVAARIRTENAEAAKRKAEGPEAAEKSTLTQAVDWGIQWVQANGEALSKQALGTGATAVGVVARGFFSVGKLIFQGLLTAFFFFYFCTGWGAVLEFWEGLIPDRKRSRVVDLAIKMDVVIAGFVRGRLTICAILAGFVIVAYWIIGVPVPLILGPVVGVLCLVPYASFLSVPLAAVAMWMDPAGALVHAWWWAIVGPLIVWLICQMLDDYVLNPAIQGQTTGLATPTILFSSIAGGVLGGFYGVLVAIPVGACIRILLREVFWPRVRAWVEGRASDALPISEGEKR, via the coding sequence ATGACCAGCCGCCCCACGCCCCCATCCGGCGACCCAACCACGCCTGTCACGCCTCCTCCGGTCCGCGGCGATTGGCGATCGATGCACCTCTGGCAGTTCCAGCCGGTGCGGGACGTCCTGCTCATCGCCGGCGTTCTCTGGCTCGTTCACCTCGGATACCTGCTCAGCATCGTGACGGTGCCGATGCTGCTGGCGATCGCGCTCGCCTACCTCTTTGAACCGGTCGTTCGGCGTGCGATCCGGTCGAGGCACATCAGCCGCCCGGGAGTTGCTCTCGGCATCATCGCGTTCGCGGCGGTCATTGTCGTCGTGCCGCTCACGCTCGGGATCACCTTCGCCGCGGCCCAGAGCTTCAAACTCGTGCAGTCGCTCGACCGCAACGTCGGTCTGCTCCGCAAGGCCATCGAACCGGGCGCCGACGACGTCGCCATGACCGCGCTGCCGCAGGGCTGGCAGGCCGTCGCCGCCCGCATCCGCACTGAGAACGCCGAGGCCGCCAAGAGGAAGGCCGAGGGCCCGGAGGCCGCCGAGAAGTCCACCCTTACCCAGGCCGTCGATTGGGGCATCCAGTGGGTGCAGGCCAACGGCGAGGCCCTCAGCAAGCAGGCGCTGGGCACCGGGGCCACCGCCGTCGGCGTTGTCGCCCGCGGGTTCTTCTCCGTCGGCAAACTTATCTTCCAGGGGCTTCTCACCGCGTTCTTCTTCTTCTACTTCTGCACCGGCTGGGGCGCGGTGCTCGAGTTCTGGGAGGGGCTCATCCCCGACCGCAAGCGCAGCCGCGTCGTCGACCTCGCGATCAAGATGGACGTCGTCATCGCCGGCTTCGTCCGCGGCCGCCTGACGATCTGCGCGATCCTCGCCGGATTCGTGATCGTCGCCTACTGGATCATCGGCGTACCGGTGCCTCTGATCCTCGGGCCGGTGGTCGGCGTGCTCTGCCTCGTGCCGTACGCGTCGTTCCTCAGCGTCCCCCTTGCCGCGGTGGCGATGTGGATGGACCCGGCGGGCGCCCTGGTCCACGCGTGGTGGTGGGCGATCGTCGGCCCGCTCATCGTCTGGCTGATCTGCCAGATGCTCGACGACTACGTCCTCAACCCCGCCATCCAGGGCCAGACCACCGGGCTCGCGACGCCGACGATCCTCTTCTCGTCGATCGCCGGCGGCGTCCTCGGCGGGTTCTACGGCGTCCTGGTCGCCATCCCGGTCGGCGCCTGCATCCGCATCCTGCTGCGGGAGGTCTTCTGGCCGCGCGTCCGCGCGTGGGTCGAGGGCAGGGCGAGCGACGCCCTGCCGATCAGCGAAGGAGAGAAGCGATAG
- a CDS encoding DNA-3-methyladenine glycosylase: protein MNDTSITRAPRIRAWGRADRRFFATTAGELAQRLIGCRLVRVLHGGIRVSGVIVETEAYLGAPDTASHARGGRRTRRTEPMYGPPGTAYVYFTYGMHYCMNAVCGQVDEPVAVLIRALHPLEGLDFMRSRRGVDAPTSLCSGPAKLCQAMDIEREFSGVDLVEHPALFIERPPAAARSRTLTNTARIGVGNADEWARAPLRWFDPVSDHVSHRPVRPAGRRAPRSG, encoded by the coding sequence ATGAATGATACGTCCATCACGCGGGCCCCCCGGATCCGTGCATGGGGCCGAGCCGACCGCCGCTTCTTTGCGACCACTGCAGGCGAACTCGCCCAGCGGCTCATCGGGTGCCGCCTGGTACGGGTGCTCCACGGCGGGATCAGGGTCTCCGGCGTCATCGTCGAGACCGAGGCCTATCTCGGCGCCCCCGACACGGCGTCCCATGCCCGCGGCGGTCGGCGAACCCGTCGCACCGAGCCCATGTACGGCCCCCCCGGCACCGCCTACGTCTACTTCACCTACGGCATGCACTACTGCATGAATGCCGTCTGCGGGCAAGTCGACGAGCCGGTCGCGGTCCTCATCAGGGCCCTGCATCCCTTGGAGGGACTGGACTTCATGCGGTCCCGCCGCGGGGTTGACGCTCCGACCTCCCTCTGCAGCGGTCCCGCGAAACTCTGCCAGGCGATGGACATCGAACGGGAGTTCTCCGGTGTGGACCTGGTCGAGCACCCCGCCCTATTCATCGAGCGGCCCCCCGCCGCGGCCCGGTCCAGGACGTTGACGAATACCGCACGAATTGGCGTGGGCAATGCCGATGAATGGGCCCGTGCCCCGCTGAGGTGGTTCGATCCGGTCAGTGACCACGTCAGCCATCGCCCGGTTCGCCCGGCCGGCAGGCGGGCCCCGCGTTCGGGTTGA
- a CDS encoding isoprenylcysteine carboxylmethyltransferase family protein produces MMPVWARAIVFTVLVPGTVAGILPGVIIALTGARIGTPIRWWGWVGIAMLGAGASLYVWTASLFVARGLGTPAPWDAPRRLVTTGPYAISRNPMYAAVLAVIAGEALLAGSVWVAVYGAAVFVAFYERTVRYEEPTLRREFGAEFESYCRRVGRFIGRGGQA; encoded by the coding sequence ATGATGCCGGTCTGGGCGCGGGCCATCGTGTTTACCGTGCTGGTGCCGGGGACAGTCGCGGGGATCCTGCCGGGTGTGATCATCGCCTTGACGGGCGCCCGGATCGGAACGCCGATCCGGTGGTGGGGCTGGGTCGGCATCGCGATGCTCGGCGCTGGTGCTTCACTGTACGTGTGGACGGCGTCGCTGTTCGTCGCCAGGGGGCTGGGGACTCCGGCGCCGTGGGACGCTCCGCGCCGGCTGGTCACCACGGGACCCTACGCGATCTCGAGGAACCCGATGTACGCCGCGGTGCTGGCGGTGATCGCCGGCGAGGCGCTGCTGGCCGGGTCCGTCTGGGTAGCGGTGTACGGCGCGGCGGTCTTCGTCGCGTTCTATGAGCGGACCGTGCGGTACGAGGAGCCGACGCTGCGCCGCGAGTTCGGCGCGGAGTTCGAGTCGTATTGCCGGCGCGTGGGGCGATTCATCGGGCGCGGGGGTCAGGCGTAG
- the ccsA gene encoding cytochrome c biogenesis protein CcsA: MTTSRPALRVLALASLLAAIILPTQAPAQSSPPSGNAHPQTEAVADFSGGNPFGQVPGGAEMDPAAKKAFADRLQASGALEPLRNLAVFNRGRVKILDTLSRESIRAIAGRKNYYDLIPTSNGNASRAHYDPLFTYFDMAIDPVYYEDKPLLYIDYLPLREAFIKKAYTDADEQEWWKKQGRLKPQVIELFGGELARKQDTRPDLYARAISSLVEARSLYHNGWHNLDMVAPESASLTWQHVGALPPDSPVRRAFAEMGAAWRAGDAERVKAAASVIAADLPTINPQVYPGSKRSLELAYNASNPFEWGYWLYFLSLVSLILAFGTSRRWLAGLGIATLIAAVGLHAFGFVSRCIIAERFAIQNQFESMTGLSLFATVVGLTIMLLRRQWLFGAAAAGVGFMVLITATQTNIPGVNIEREAAILNTSVLLKYHVTTVLVSYGLISLGFITSLFYLATYYATRRRTQATLTPAAAGAGGVVDLSAQALGLDDEAPKGPKRVLADLDKAQMIILQLAFWCLGVGILLGAWWADHSWGRWWGFDPKEVWALITWIVYLVVVHIRVTNIGSRGLITAWLSVLGFFIMLWCYFGVNLILPGLHAYA, encoded by the coding sequence ATGACCACGAGCCGACCCGCCCTCCGCGTTCTCGCTCTTGCCTCGCTGCTCGCGGCGATCATCCTGCCCACCCAGGCGCCGGCGCAGTCCTCCCCGCCATCGGGCAACGCGCACCCGCAAACCGAGGCGGTCGCTGATTTCTCCGGCGGCAACCCCTTTGGCCAGGTCCCCGGCGGCGCGGAGATGGACCCCGCCGCGAAGAAGGCCTTCGCCGACCGACTTCAAGCGTCCGGCGCTCTCGAGCCGCTCCGGAACCTGGCTGTCTTCAACCGGGGGCGCGTGAAGATCCTTGACACCCTCTCTCGCGAGTCGATCCGCGCCATCGCCGGCCGCAAAAACTACTACGACCTGATCCCCACGTCCAACGGCAACGCCTCGCGCGCCCACTACGATCCGCTTTTCACCTACTTCGACATGGCGATCGATCCCGTCTACTACGAGGACAAGCCGCTCCTCTACATCGACTACCTCCCGCTCCGCGAGGCCTTCATCAAGAAGGCCTACACCGACGCCGACGAGCAGGAATGGTGGAAGAAGCAGGGACGCCTCAAGCCGCAGGTCATCGAACTCTTTGGCGGCGAACTGGCCCGCAAGCAGGACACACGACCGGACCTCTACGCCCGCGCCATCAGCAGCCTCGTCGAGGCTCGCTCGCTCTACCACAACGGCTGGCACAACCTCGACATGGTGGCGCCCGAGTCCGCGTCGCTCACCTGGCAACACGTCGGGGCACTCCCGCCCGATTCGCCGGTCCGCAGGGCCTTCGCGGAGATGGGCGCTGCGTGGCGGGCCGGCGACGCCGAGAGGGTCAAGGCGGCCGCCTCGGTCATCGCCGCGGACCTCCCCACGATTAACCCCCAGGTGTACCCGGGCTCGAAGCGATCGCTCGAACTGGCGTACAACGCCTCGAACCCCTTCGAATGGGGCTACTGGCTCTACTTCCTCTCGCTCGTCTCGCTGATCCTCGCCTTCGGCACCTCGCGCCGATGGCTCGCCGGCCTCGGCATCGCGACGCTGATCGCCGCCGTCGGCCTCCACGCCTTCGGGTTCGTCTCGCGCTGCATCATCGCCGAGCGGTTCGCCATCCAGAACCAGTTCGAATCGATGACCGGCCTGAGCCTTTTCGCCACCGTTGTCGGGCTCACGATCATGCTGCTGAGGCGCCAGTGGCTCTTCGGCGCCGCCGCCGCGGGCGTGGGCTTCATGGTCCTCATCACCGCGACGCAGACCAACATCCCCGGCGTCAACATCGAGCGTGAGGCCGCGATCCTCAATACCTCAGTCCTGCTCAAGTACCACGTGACGACCGTGCTTGTCTCCTACGGCCTCATCTCGCTGGGTTTCATCACCAGCCTGTTCTACCTCGCGACCTACTACGCGACGCGCCGCCGCACCCAGGCCACCCTCACCCCCGCCGCCGCGGGCGCGGGCGGCGTGGTGGACCTCTCGGCCCAGGCCCTCGGCCTCGACGACGAGGCGCCCAAGGGCCCCAAGCGGGTCCTTGCCGACCTCGACAAGGCCCAGATGATCATCCTCCAACTCGCCTTCTGGTGCCTGGGTGTCGGCATCCTCCTGGGCGCCTGGTGGGCGGACCACTCCTGGGGCCGGTGGTGGGGCTTCGATCCCAAGGAGGTCTGGGCCCTCATCACATGGATCGTCTACCTCGTCGTCGTGCACATCCGCGTGACCAACATCGGCAGCCGCGGGCTGATCACCGCGTGGCTCAGCGTCCTGGGGTTCTTCATCATGCTCTGGTGCTACTTCGGCGTGAATCTCATCCTGCCCGGCCTGCATGCCTACGCCTGA
- a CDS encoding amidohydrolase family protein has product MNPPVIRVDAAGTADAHAGLGPGASILLRFDGPRLLLLACGRTTDINQHPLAASASVISRPRSILIPALVNAHAHLDLTHLGPRPFDPDPASGGGFVPWIDMIRAGRATTDTEIAASVRQGISLALKGGTAAIGDIAGAPQGRPSLVPWRTLRDSPLAGVSFLEFFALGAHESRGMTAAAAALDEASSDSPSPRMSLGLQPHATNTVSPSAYRWAIDESRRRSLRLSTHLAETPEERALVAAATGPQRHLLERLGAWNDSAAAAFGQGLSPVQHLGRVVEEWGGEGWLGEKGALFAHVNDAADADIDRLAAMMATVVYCPRASQYFGAERHFGPHRYRDMLAAGIRVVLGTDSIVNLPEADVASNGISILDEVRLLHRRDGTDPKTLLRMATIDAAEALGLDPGPFHLHIGGSNTSRQIAGVLAVEVGDLSNDSFQNPHRLVAGSVGPPEFLSNGIFSDPIVLPITSESRG; this is encoded by the coding sequence ATGAATCCGCCCGTCATCCGGGTTGATGCCGCAGGAACTGCCGATGCGCACGCCGGCCTCGGCCCCGGCGCCTCGATTCTGCTGCGGTTCGATGGGCCCCGCCTGCTCCTGCTGGCGTGCGGGCGCACAACCGACATCAACCAACACCCCCTCGCGGCCTCCGCGTCCGTGATCAGCCGCCCCCGTTCGATCCTCATCCCCGCCCTCGTCAACGCCCACGCCCACCTCGACCTGACCCACCTCGGCCCGCGACCCTTCGACCCCGACCCTGCCTCCGGGGGCGGGTTTGTTCCCTGGATTGACATGATCCGCGCCGGCCGGGCTACGACCGACACGGAAATCGCCGCTTCAGTCCGCCAGGGCATCTCGCTCGCCCTCAAGGGGGGCACCGCCGCCATCGGCGACATCGCCGGAGCCCCACAGGGACGCCCCTCGCTCGTCCCCTGGCGCACCCTCCGGGATTCGCCCCTCGCCGGGGTTTCCTTCCTGGAGTTTTTCGCCCTCGGCGCCCACGAGTCCCGTGGCATGACGGCCGCGGCCGCCGCCCTTGACGAGGCGTCGTCCGACTCCCCGTCCCCCCGAATGTCCCTCGGCCTCCAGCCCCACGCAACCAACACCGTGTCCCCCTCCGCCTACCGCTGGGCGATCGACGAATCGCGCCGGCGTAGCCTGCGCCTCTCAACCCACCTCGCGGAAACCCCAGAGGAACGCGCCCTCGTCGCCGCGGCAACGGGCCCTCAGCGCCACCTCCTTGAACGCCTCGGCGCCTGGAACGACTCCGCCGCGGCTGCCTTCGGACAGGGCCTCTCCCCCGTGCAGCACCTCGGGCGCGTGGTCGAAGAGTGGGGGGGGGAGGGATGGTTGGGGGAGAAGGGGGCGTTGTTTGCCCATGTCAACGACGCGGCCGACGCCGACATCGACCGGCTCGCGGCGATGATGGCCACAGTCGTCTACTGCCCTCGAGCATCGCAGTACTTCGGCGCCGAGCGTCACTTCGGGCCCCACCGCTACCGCGACATGCTCGCGGCCGGCATCCGGGTCGTTCTCGGCACCGATTCCATCGTTAACCTCCCCGAGGCCGACGTCGCATCCAACGGCATCAGTATTCTCGACGAGGTCCGACTGCTGCACCGGCGCGATGGGACCGACCCGAAGACGCTGCTCCGAATGGCCACGATTGATGCCGCCGAAGCCCTTGGTCTCGATCCGGGGCCCTTCCATCTGCATATAGGAGGAAGCAACACCTCGCGTCAGATCGCTGGCGTGCTGGCCGTGGAAGTGGGGGACTTGAGTAACGATTCCTTCCAGAACCCCCACAGGTTGGTGGCCGGCTCAGTGGGGCCACCAGAATTTCTGTCCAACGGCATTTTTTCCGATCCTATAGTACTTCCAATCACCTCCGAGAGCCGCGGATGA
- a CDS encoding OmpA family protein: MSRIGTDGAVGRLAGFFGVRTLVVAVATVVVGGGLGGCNQRTNEIVEENRALKDRNGVLQQENETLQAANASLQAAVDSRDTTLNEFRAFIEKLKRENANLAASMADFDSRLAGIKFGQLDAATDQALQNLAAQYPDLISYDANRGVVRFSSDLTFASGSDQVTDAGRNSLQALAKILASGPAAAYDVRVVGHTDSQRVRQVPGRSFKDNWELSAFRSISVMREITKMGVVNERVEIAGRGEWMPQVANSASGNTPQNRRVELFLVRGNGTAQARANPSSPAPSPAKASAEDIMK; the protein is encoded by the coding sequence ATGAGCAGGATCGGAACGGACGGAGCCGTGGGACGTTTGGCGGGGTTCTTCGGGGTGCGGACCCTGGTTGTTGCCGTGGCGACCGTGGTCGTCGGCGGCGGGCTTGGGGGCTGCAACCAGCGGACCAACGAGATCGTTGAAGAGAACCGGGCGCTGAAGGACCGCAACGGCGTTCTCCAGCAGGAGAACGAGACGCTGCAGGCGGCGAACGCATCGCTGCAGGCGGCCGTCGACAGCCGCGATACGACGCTCAACGAGTTCCGGGCGTTTATCGAGAAGCTCAAGCGCGAGAACGCGAACCTCGCGGCCTCCATGGCGGACTTTGACAGCCGGCTGGCGGGGATCAAGTTCGGCCAGCTCGATGCGGCGACGGACCAGGCGCTGCAGAACCTCGCGGCGCAGTACCCCGACCTGATCTCGTATGACGCGAACCGCGGCGTGGTGCGGTTCTCCAGCGACCTGACGTTCGCCTCGGGCTCGGACCAGGTGACGGATGCGGGCCGCAACTCGCTGCAGGCGCTGGCGAAGATCCTCGCGAGCGGCCCGGCCGCGGCGTACGACGTCCGCGTGGTCGGCCACACGGATTCGCAGCGGGTGCGGCAGGTGCCCGGGCGGTCGTTCAAGGACAACTGGGAACTCTCGGCGTTCCGCTCGATCAGCGTGATGCGCGAGATCACGAAGATGGGCGTGGTGAACGAGCGGGTCGAGATCGCCGGGCGAGGCGAGTGGATGCCTCAGGTCGCCAACTCGGCCAGCGGCAACACCCCGCAGAACCGCCGCGTGGAGCTGTTCCTGGTCCGCGGTAACGGCACGGCGCAGGCCCGGGCCAACCCGTCGTCGCCGGCTCCCTCGCCCGCGAAGGCGAGCGCCGAGGACATCATGAAGTAA
- a CDS encoding cytochrome C oxidase subunit IV family protein — MSHPVPAHDPYEPIHDNPHAHHGHFILPASTLLAVFIALLALTGLTVGAAKLEMLYSQAFGIEVKGWVNVLIALSIATIKTAFVVGFFMQLRYDNPLNTMVFLFTIVCVLTFFGFTMADIGGRGSTQRSKAVYVVPGGTGLAGGGPITKTAREKAIIDKSPLLQPLHAEHREFSNANRSRPVTGLTLPGFADPGHADEHHAQPAAGGH; from the coding sequence ATGTCCCACCCCGTCCCCGCCCACGACCCCTACGAGCCGATCCACGACAACCCGCACGCGCACCACGGCCACTTCATCCTCCCGGCCAGCACGCTGCTGGCCGTCTTCATCGCGCTCCTCGCCCTCACCGGGCTGACCGTCGGCGCCGCCAAGCTCGAGATGCTCTACTCGCAGGCCTTCGGCATCGAGGTCAAGGGCTGGGTCAACGTGCTCATCGCCCTCAGCATCGCCACCATCAAGACCGCCTTTGTCGTCGGCTTCTTCATGCAGCTCCGCTACGACAACCCGCTCAACACCATGGTGTTCCTCTTTACCATCGTCTGCGTCCTGACCTTCTTCGGCTTCACCATGGCCGACATCGGCGGCCGCGGCAGCACCCAGCGCAGCAAGGCCGTGTACGTCGTCCCCGGAGGAACAGGCCTCGCCGGCGGCGGGCCTATTACGAAGACCGCGCGCGAGAAGGCGATCATCGACAAGAGCCCGCTCCTCCAGCCGCTCCACGCCGAGCACCGCGAGTTCAGCAACGCCAACCGCAGCCGCCCCGTGACCGGCCTCACGCTCCCCGGCTTTGCCGACCCCGGCCACGCCGACGAGCACCACGCCCAGCCAGCCGCAGGCGGCCACTGA
- a CDS encoding cytochrome c oxidase subunit 3 family protein, whose product MATIDLGRSIPPDDPSLPRSERYRAAEHYRDRDHEFDSVKMGVWLFLATEILLFSGMFVGYGLLRMLHPEAFINGSHYLDVGWGLLNTVVLLFSSYTVACAVRAAQLGRIKSLKLNIIITLICGLAFLVIKFVFEYGPKFAQGKLPGKFFSYPNAHDPNEPLWWGIYWGATGIHATHVVVGIGLFIWLYWLSARGAFGPKHYTAVEGVGLYWHIVDIVWIFLFPLLYLIH is encoded by the coding sequence ATGGCAACCATCGACCTCGGCCGCTCCATCCCGCCCGACGACCCGTCGCTCCCGCGATCCGAGCGCTACCGCGCGGCGGAGCACTACCGCGATCGCGATCACGAGTTCGACTCCGTCAAGATGGGGGTCTGGCTCTTCCTCGCCACCGAGATCCTCCTCTTCTCCGGCATGTTCGTCGGCTACGGCCTCCTCCGTATGCTCCACCCCGAGGCGTTCATCAACGGCTCGCACTACCTCGACGTCGGCTGGGGTCTGCTCAACACCGTCGTCCTCCTGTTCTCTTCCTACACCGTCGCCTGCGCCGTCCGTGCCGCCCAGCTCGGCCGCATCAAGTCCCTCAAGCTCAACATCATCATCACCCTCATCTGCGGCCTGGCCTTCCTCGTCATCAAGTTCGTCTTCGAGTACGGCCCCAAGTTCGCCCAGGGCAAACTCCCCGGCAAGTTCTTCTCCTACCCCAACGCCCACGACCCCAACGAGCCCCTCTGGTGGGGCATCTACTGGGGCGCCACGGGCATCCACGCGACCCACGTCGTGGTCGGCATCGGCCTGTTCATCTGGCTCTACTGGCTCTCCGCCCGCGGCGCGTTCGGACCCAAGCACTACACCGCCGTCGAGGGCGTCGGTCTCTACTGGCACATCGTCGACATCGTGTGGATCTTCCTCTTCCCCCTCCTCTACCTGATCCACTGA